ATGTACCGAAGCCAAGTGAGTAAGGTTAATAAGGATAGCGGGCCGTTTAGTAAGGATGAAATGGCTGAAGAGGAATATTCTGATCAAGATTTCAAACAAGCTTATAAAAAGGAGCTCATGAACTTTATTGAACCAACCGTAGGAAAAGAATTAGATAAAGAAGAAAACAATGACCGGCAAGAACGTCTAAATCAGATGCGTGCTTTTCAAGATACTCACAGTAAGGAAGAGGTGTACCAACTTAAGAAAGAATCTCTTCAAGAATTAAAGGAACTTCCATTAACGGATCGTGGTGAGCAGCGACTATCTCAAATCGAAAGTAAGCTGGACCGAGAGTTCAATGAAGAGAAAGAAAAAGAAAGCACCACTTCGGAAATGAAGAATGGAAAAGGGGATAAGGAGGCATTTCAACAGAAGGAAAAGCAAAAAGAAAAAATAGAGGTTGAACGATAGACAGGGAGTTTTCTCCCTGTCTTTTTTTATATCTAAATTTAGAGAGGAGGAAGTGCTGCATGGCCAAACATGTAAGCGCGGAACAAGTGGAGGTTGCTCGTAATGTGGATCTCATAGACTATCTTGAGCGTAAAGGGGAGCCATTGAAGAAAGAGGGACGATATTACCGACATCAAGTCCATGACAGCCTAGTGATTAAAGACCAAATGTATGCCTGGAACTCTCGAGATGAAAAAGGAGCTGGAGTCATTAACTTCGCTAAAATGTTTTATGGCATGAGCTTTCCTGAAGCTGTTCTCGATTTGAATGAACAAGGTTATAAAGTGAAAGACAATTCCCAAGAGCAAAGGCCTAAGGAACCTTATCAATATCCTTTTCATTATGAAGTGAATGATAGGACAAAGGCTAAAGATTATCTTACGAATGAACGGAAAATTCATCCCAAGATTGTTCATTGGCTTGAAAATAAAGATTTAATTGCACAAGACAAGCTTGGGAATGTGGTTTTTAAGTGGAAGCAGCAGGGAGAGGTCGTGGGAGCAGACCGACAAGGCACTTCTCTAATGAAAGATGGGCGAGTGTTTAAAGGCATTGATAAAAACAGTCATGGTTCGGCTGGATTCTCAGTTGATATAGGTAAACCCAATTCCATTTACCTTTTTGAGAGCCCGATTGATGCACTGTCTTATTGGAGTATTAAGAAAAACAAGCTGCAAAACACTCGGTTAGTTTCCATGTCAGGGCTTAAGCGCCAGACGATGATTGATGAAATTAAACGGATGGGCAAGGAAGATCATACGGTGAATCAGATAACTTTCTGTACGGATAATGATAAGGCTGGACGGGAGTTTGCAAATAAGTATGTTTGTCTAATGAGTAAGCAAGTATCTAGAATAAATTTACCTACTAGTAAAGACTGGAATGTTGAGGTTAGAAAACAGAAGGAATTAGAGATGGAAAGGTAGACAATTAGACTTTTATTATCGTTCGTGGTTAAGAAAATTAGGGGGAGCTTAATTTCTAATGTAATTTTATGGTAAAATTTACTTACCAATTAATAAAGGAGAAACTAACGTGGGGAAACCTTTTAAAAGAAACGAGAAAGATAATTTAAAAATCGATAAGTTTGATAAAAGTGATTATTTACCGTATGACTTATCTTTTATTCCAAGATCAACTATGTCTAAACAACTTAAGAACTTTGAAGGTACAAAAATTATTTCTCCCTATGGGAATACAGAGGTTAATATCGAGAATCTAATAGCTCAAAACAAATACCATGAATTAGATCAATTACTCAGAGAATTTGCTGACGAACAATATCAAACAGGAAACATTGAGCTTGCTAAAAAAGCTTATGAGTTATTATTAGAATTGGGTACTAAGATATCCTCAAACAAAGAAAATCTTCTTAAAATCTATTTAAATGAAAGAAATGAAAATGGGATTGAAAGAGTGAAAATAGACTTATACAACCAAATGAAAGAAACTACTGATTATAATTATCAGCAAAATAAAATAAAGAGAATTATAAATGTATACTTCCGCTCTTACTAAAGAACTTCCAAAATTAATTGTGGTTAAGGCATGTCAATTAATTTTGGTTTTAAATAGAAGAAATTCAAGGTTAGAGGAGGGTACAGTTTGAAAAAATTCGATCTAAATATTGAAGAAGTGTTGGATCACTGGGAGACTCCCCATGCATTGAGGGAGATAATTGCTAATGCCCTAGATGAAACATCATTAACAAACACAAAAGAGCCGGAAATCTTTCCTGATTTAGAGGGTAATTGGCACATTAAAGACTTTGGACGAGGATTAAGGTATGAACACTTTACTCAGAATGAGAATAAAGAAAAACTAGAGAATTCAAAAAAGGTAATTGGAAAATTCGGTGTGGGTTTAAAAGACGCCATGGCAACTTTTAATCGTAGAGGTGTTGGTATTCTTATTCAATCTAAGTATAGTGATATATCCATCGAGAAAATGTCGAAAAGTGGATTTGATGACGTTATCACTTTACACGCTATTGTAAAAGAACCAACCAATCCTAATATGGTAGGAACAGAATTTATATTTAAAGGAATTACATCAGAAGAGATTTATGAAGCTAAAAGCTTCTTCCTAATGTATTCGGGGGAAACTGTCTTAGAAGAAAACAATTATGGTCAGCTAATTAATAAGAACGCACAGGAATCCAAAGTTTATGTGAATGGGCTGTGTGTAGCTGTAGAAGAAAATTTATTGTTCTCCTACAATATTACATCCCCCACGAAAAAACTTCTTCGCTCCTTAAACAGAGAAAGAACGAATGTTGGGAGAAGTGCATATTCTGATCGAATGAAATCAATTCTTTTGGACTCATCAAGTTCTAAATTTGCAAAAATGCTTGTGGAAGATCTTGAAAGAGTTCAAAAAGGAGAAGCGCATGATGAACTTCAATGGGTTGATGTGCAGCTCCATGCTTGTAGAATTTTAAATGACAAAGAAGAAGTTCTTTTTTTGACGTCAGTTGATATGATGAATTCGAAGAGTAAATATGTAAGTTACGCCCAAGATGAAGGACGAAGAATTGTAACAATCCCGGAGAATTTATCTGGTAAACTACGAAATACTAAAGATATAAAAGGGAATGAGATGGTAAATTTAGATAAGTATGTTACCGAGTGGAATGAGAATTTTAAATTCGATTTGGTAAAAGAGACTGAATTGAGTCAAAACGAGAGGGAAGTTTTTTCTTATAAAGACATTATCATTAAGTGGTTCCCCAAAAATGAAGGAAGAGTAGAGGAAATTCTTGTATCGAATAAAATGCGGCCAGATGATTATAAGGGTTCGGAGGCTTCGGGTTTGTGGATTGAGAGTGAGAAAAAGATTCTAATAAATCGAAAACAATTGCGTAATTTAGAAGGATTTGCTGGAACTCTTATCCACGAGTTAATTCATGCTTACACTAATACTGATGATCAAACAATTGAATTTGAGAATGAACTTACGAATATGTTAGGGAAATTATCAATGCTCATCATTGGAAAAGAACAAATAGAAAACAAAAAGAATAAATTTTGGGGGATCTTTCGTTGAATTGCTTTGTAGAAGTGAATAGGGAAAATTTTTATTCGTTATTAGTTAATCGGTAATTTCAATTCATTAATTATCGATTTAACAGTTAATTAGTGTTTAAAGAATCTTCCAAATGTGATTTTAATCCTTTCTGTGCTGAGGCAGGCTGCAAACCATGGTTATAGTCTAGTACGAACTTCTATTGCCCAAGCTATTTAAATTGGGTGTCTGTTCGCTAATTAATAGTTGTTGAATATATGGATATTCAAAAGATGTTATTACAAATAAACGATGTGGGAAATATATAATAATTAGGGTCATTAAAGAATGTGAGGAAAGGGAGAGTTCAACATAAAAGGGGAATGTACTAATCTAGAATACAACATCAATGGTATAGGAGTGGTCACTCCTGTAATTTATCCATTTGTTAATGAATTGTATTGCGATAGTAAATTGAAAATAGAACATAAATTAAAGGATATTAATCAACTAGGAGCAATAAAATACATTCATAGCGGAGCACATTATACTAGGTACGAGTATGTGTTGTTACAATTTATGTTAATCAATTTTATAAAAAATAACAGTGAGTGGGGACTAGGATCAAGATTTAATTTCTCATCCCTAGGGAATCCAGAATTATCTTATGAGAGAAAGATAACAGGAGCTGAAATCTTAGAATTGATAGTTTTGTTTGGAAATTTGGGTCATTTTAAAGATACATTTTCAAGTAACAAGGTGTGGTTTCATTATCTTTTTACAAACAAATATGATTTAAGGAATTGTTTAAAAAAGGGTCTGAAAAGTAACGGTAAAAACCTATTAAATAAACTGCTATCTAGTGGTAATTCCTATAAAATACAATGGATAAATACATTGTTTATTTTATCTAGGACTGAAAATTTAGATGATTATAGAATTATATGTGAAGAAGTCGTCAATAAAATTCTATCCAATAAGACCGATAAATGGCTAGATATATATTATAAAATTAGAAAAGTATCGTACGTGGTTTTGGATAGTCATTATTCTCATATACCCATTTCAATTAGTCTTCAGAATGTGTTGTTCAACGAAAAGTTGTTTGTTGATGAATTAAGTAAATATAGTTCTGGTTTAATGGGAGCTTTTGATAGGGTTAATGATCTATTAGAAGACACACTATATCTAGAAAACAACACTTTATTAATGGGTACTTATAGAAGTATGGATATAAACACAAAATTGCAGATTCATCTCGATAATAACCAAGATAATAAAGCAATTTCTAAGATAAAAATGTTAATTTCTGGGGAAACTGCCTCACCTTTTTATGAAGACTTCAAAATCTCAGATGAAGAAATACCATGGGATAAAGATAGGAATTTAAGCATTACTTATTTTATAAAGCATAGAGAGTATTTCCCCGAAGATGTTTTTCAGAAAGAGTTAGCTGTAAGCAAAAAGTTAGGAAAAGAATGTTATGTTGCATTTAATTTTTCTCCTAGTTTTTCAAAATATAGAACAGTATATTCAATTAATAAAAAATTAGAGCACTCAAAGCAAATAAAAGAGTGTTTAAAAATAATTCGTATAGCACTGGAAGATTATTTGTTGTATCGCAAGTACTCTTTTGAGGAAGTTAGCAATGGTAGACTTGAAGAAGTGGTAATGAAGAAAATGATTACATATTTCTTTAGGAACTTGTTAACCGAAGATTATTTTTGTGAATTTGATTATATTAAAAATTCCTCTCCCTTTATTATTGAAAACGGATGTAAAAAGACAATAAATAAGGTTGATGAATATATTGAGTATTATAAGTCAAACAGTCCTCACGAAAAAGACGCTATACATGAATTAGAAACTGTTAAAGCTAGTTTGAAATCAATATCTTATAAAGGGCTGATGATAGTTTACTTAGGGTCTATTAGGTTTATAAATAATGACAAGAAATCTGTATGTGAACTAGATGGTTTAATCCTCACTCCTAAGCATAACGCAGAAAATATACGAGTGATTGAAGCAAAGAATTTAAGGAAAAAGAAAAGAAGGACTACAGTGGCAGCCAAACAATTAGAAGAGCAATTCACACCACTATTGTCCAACTACTTTAAGAGTAAATTAGTAACAGAAGATATAGAAGGTTTTGGAGCACAGATAAAAATTAGAAAATAAACTAAAATCCACCTTTTAAAATTCTGTTATCATTGACATACATTTTGACATACCATTACACATTTATGTCTATATCCTTATTTAATTTTAATTTTGCTCAGCCCATTTGACATAGCTTTTTCGTAATATCTTAGACTTTATTGTTCTTTATTTACCTTGGTGAAACCATGGGCGGCATAATGTGAATGTAAGTTGTCCTCAAGCCTTATTTTGAGTTCGAAATTCCAGAGAGAGTTATAATTCTTTGATGTCCTAAGTGTTCCAATCTAATGGCAAATTTTTCAGATCAAATTCATTTAGAAGAGTACTAAGGTGTATGGATCTAATTAAGGCAAACTTAGAACTATCAACAAATGATCATAAAAGCAATTTTAAGATTTGAATGAATGTTTTAGAAAGAATAAAAAGGATGGTATAATAATTAAATCCTTGCATAGTTTTATTATTTTTCATGCGAGGTATGAGCCCCACCTTCCGTCAAAGGTGGGGTTTTTTATTAGAAAGTTATTTTGCGTACTGTGAGGATTCTTAATGTTTTATTTCATTCTCTAACTCTAAATTTTTTTCAAGATCCATGATTTTCTTCTGCTGACCATAGATATATTTGATCATAGAAGTAATGACATCATCTACCCCAGACTCTACATTATATTGCTTTAACTCATCAGACCAAGCTAACAATTGCTTGACCATAGGTTCCATATTATCACCTCATTTATCTTCAGAATGAAAGTATTTGTTCTCTTTTAGTACCTTAGATTATAGCCTTCCATAACTAACTCTCTCCTTAAATCTACATAAGCTTGCTGAGAATTATCCAGCATATCTCCCAGTTCATTAATGCACTTCTTCTGGTTGATAAGGTACTTGCTCAAGTTATCGAAAACCTGTAGCACCTCCAGATCCAATTCGTGCTTCTTCAATTCTGATTCCCATTGCCTAATTTGTTGTTTTAATTCCTTCATTTAAATCACTCCTTTACTTTATTATCGTTATTTAATTAGTTTTTGGTGTCACCTTTTTAGAAAAAATGTTTAATTATTTTTTGGTGATGGTATAATGAGAACAAATGTTCGTATAATATTTTAGGAGGGATTAACATGAATGGAATTATGGACCGGGCAGTTATAAGTAAACAAAGACTTGAGATGGTTTATATCTCTTCAAATGGAGACATGTCACAGGGGGTAGTACGTATTTTGGAGGTACGTAAGGATTCTATTCTGGCTTTTTGTCTTGTTCGAAGGAAGGTACGCACCTTCAAGCTTGAAAACATTCTATCGTTATTTCCTTATAAGTTTAAGAAAAATATGGAGGGAGTAGCACATGGATAGTCGTAACCGAGATCGTGGAACCATAAAGTGGACGTCGCTAATGTTGCCGGAGCATGTTGAGGCCCTCCAGTTGCTCTGGAAAGAAGATGAGCAAGTGGAGAAAGCCATTCTTGATGAACAGCAGTTGGAAGAAATTGATTTTGCGTTGCAACGAGCAAAAAGTGATAGCCTACCAATCGTGCTTAAATACCATAACGGCTATAATTACAGCTGCAATAAATTTAAAGTTCTTGGGCTAGATCCAGGTACTAGAAACATTCGTTGCTTAGACATAGAAAATCAATTGAATAAATCCATTCCTTTTGCAGAAATTTTCAGTGTGGAATTTATATAGCGCATACTTTTGCCTCACCATCAAGGTGGGGCTATTTTTGGCGGGCCGTCACTTGGTTTGCGAAAATAGCCTTCATTAGCAAATTTTCATAAATATATCTAAGGTGT
The Halobacillus halophilus DSM 2266 DNA segment above includes these coding regions:
- a CDS encoding toprim domain-containing protein, translating into MAKHVSAEQVEVARNVDLIDYLERKGEPLKKEGRYYRHQVHDSLVIKDQMYAWNSRDEKGAGVINFAKMFYGMSFPEAVLDLNEQGYKVKDNSQEQRPKEPYQYPFHYEVNDRTKAKDYLTNERKIHPKIVHWLENKDLIAQDKLGNVVFKWKQQGEVVGADRQGTSLMKDGRVFKGIDKNSHGSAGFSVDIGKPNSIYLFESPIDALSYWSIKKNKLQNTRLVSMSGLKRQTMIDEIKRMGKEDHTVNQITFCTDNDKAGREFANKYVCLMSKQVSRINLPTSKDWNVEVRKQKELEMER
- a CDS encoding YolD-like family protein, whose amino-acid sequence is MDSRNRDRGTIKWTSLMLPEHVEALQLLWKEDEQVEKAILDEQQLEEIDFALQRAKSDSLPIVLKYHNGYNYSCNKFKVLGLDPGTRNIRCLDIENQLNKSIPFAEIFSVEFI
- a CDS encoding D-tyrosyl-tRNA deacylase; this encodes MKKFDLNIEEVLDHWETPHALREIIANALDETSLTNTKEPEIFPDLEGNWHIKDFGRGLRYEHFTQNENKEKLENSKKVIGKFGVGLKDAMATFNRRGVGILIQSKYSDISIEKMSKSGFDDVITLHAIVKEPTNPNMVGTEFIFKGITSEEIYEAKSFFLMYSGETVLEENNYGQLINKNAQESKVYVNGLCVAVEENLLFSYNITSPTKKLLRSLNRERTNVGRSAYSDRMKSILLDSSSSKFAKMLVEDLERVQKGEAHDELQWVDVQLHACRILNDKEEVLFLTSVDMMNSKSKYVSYAQDEGRRIVTIPENLSGKLRNTKDIKGNEMVNLDKYVTEWNENFKFDLVKETELSQNEREVFSYKDIIIKWFPKNEGRVEEILVSNKMRPDDYKGSEASGLWIESEKKILINRKQLRNLEGFAGTLIHELIHAYTNTDDQTIEFENELTNMLGKLSMLIIGKEQIENKKNKFWGIFR